The following proteins come from a genomic window of Gemmatimonadota bacterium:
- a CDS encoding Rid family detoxifying hydrolase translates to MTDRSWTPAPQPEGRGTAVGAYTPAVRVGSLLFTSGQVPLNPETGLVETDAPFADQVRRTLANVRRVLEAAGADLSDVASVTVYLADIGDWAEFNEVYQEVFSPPYPARAVVGAALGGFKVEITAIAALPPAAAQEADRS, encoded by the coding sequence ATAGAAGCTGGACGCCCGCTCCGCAGCCGGAAGGCCGCGGCACCGCGGTCGGCGCTTACACGCCCGCCGTGCGGGTGGGCTCGCTGTTGTTCACCTCGGGTCAGGTGCCGCTGAATCCGGAAACCGGGCTGGTAGAGACGGACGCTCCGTTCGCCGACCAGGTGCGACGCACCCTGGCGAACGTCCGGCGTGTGCTGGAGGCCGCCGGGGCCGACCTGAGCGACGTGGCGTCCGTAACCGTCTACCTGGCCGACATAGGCGACTGGGCGGAGTTCAACGAGGTCTATCAGGAGGTGTTCTCGCCGCCCTATCCGGCCCGCGCCGTGGTGGGCGCCGCGCTGGGTGGCTTCAAGGTAGAGATCACGGCGATCGCGGCGCTGCCTCCCGCGGCCGCCCAGGAAGCGGACCGTTCGTGA